A region of the Natronosalvus rutilus genome:
GCAGGAAGCCAAGCGTCAAAGCATCGATTGCAAACGGAACCCGATGGAGGAACGCCACGTACGCCGCCTGTCGGGCGTCAGTGTGTGTTTCAGTGGGGCTATTGCTAACTGGATTTGTGCTGTCGTGAATGGCCATGAGGTGTCTCCTGCGGGACTCAGTCGCCCCGCAGTGCTCCACAGGGCACGACAGACCCACCATTAACCAACAATAGTGGGGAAGGAGGGCGGTTGTTGGTTAACCGTCGAACAGGCACTGCATCGCTGCCTCGTCACCTGTAAGCGTCTGCTGGTCGGCGTCCGTATCCGCAAAGAGCGTGGACTGATCTCCCTCGGATGCTTGCTCTACTTCCGGCCGGTCATCGACGCCGAACTCACTGGCTTCGGGGCGATCGAGTCGTGAATCCCAATCGCGGTGATCGACGTCTGCGCCGAAGTCCTCGAGCGAGGTTTCGACGCTCGTCTCGGTTACTTCGAGTTGGCCATCGTCTCCGAACGCGGTCTATCGCTGAATTTTGACCTCGGGTCGGTCGCTCATCTATTTCGAGCCTCCACCCATGACGGCGCCGACAAACAGCCCGCGAGCATCCCTTCAGGTATCTTCTGAGCGGATCTGGTTAGCTCGATTTTCGAGTTGACGGAGAATCTGGACGCGCTGCTGGTTTGCGTTCTCGTAGGCGACGCATGCCCGCAGCGTCTTCATGTCGTGAATCGTCGCGATACAAGCGTTGATAAGTCGGGTGTTTGTCGGTTCGAGACGCTGCTCTGGTGTGAGACCACTTGAGTCGGTAGGTAAATCTGACGAGTTAGCCACTTGTGTTCGCCTCCGCTCTCTGGAGGCGTCGATAAACAGCGGCCAGGTTACTTCCTGTGCGGTTTGATTTCAGTGACGGCTACTATAGACAGCGTCGAGGCTTCACCTGTTTTCACTCGATTCTAACAACCGGCTCTTCCTTAAACTCTACAATAATCGTGTAATCTGCGTATGGGAATTCTACTCGACCAACTCGGGTAGTCCCACCATGGGTTGGAGAAAATATCGACTCCAGTGCGTCAGGTTCGACGGCGTCATAGAGTGGAGGAAGCTCTAGCGGGTCCCTATCCTCAAGAGCTGCTACTTCGTCTATGATCTGTTCGTGTATCTCATTGCTCTCGTTCGTAAGAGACTGAGTCATTGATATTCTATGACACACTCTCTTGGTAATACTTTTCGATCATATTGTTACCAGTGGTAATTGGCCTTGGAGTAAATCCACTTTGGGTGGTATTGGAACGAGATCTGTTGGAAGTGATGCGCTATCTCGATTTGTTCAGCTGTTGCTATTTCCCCCGATGGACGATAGTCTCATAATATGCTGACGGTTCTGTCGATCGTTCAGTCACAATGGACTCCAGGGCTGTGACTTCGTGAAGTACACGAACTACTACGAGGTCTCCGTCAGCTAATCGACGTACTGCGATTCCCACGCTCGTCTCTCCTCAATTGCTTGCTCTCCGGATTCCGTGATCGCGTAGTAATTCGTCCTTCGGTCTAGCTGCCCCTTTTCGACTAACTCTTTGTTGACTATCGTATCGAGGTTGGGATACAGCCGCCCATGGTTGATGTCGGCGCTGTAGTACTGCTCCACCTCTTCTTTGACAGTTCGGCCAGACGGTTGATCGGCACTGGCAATGACGTATAGGAGGTCTCGTTGGAATCCTGTGAGGTCGTCCATCTCATAGGACAGTCCAATACAGGATATGTTTGTTATACCCGTCGTATGGGTTGTTAGGGAAACTGGGCGCTCTTCTCAATAAGTGTTGGATGGGCTTAATCGTACATCTTACCGAGAGACATACCGAAACCCCCGAGTCACCGACCTACACGCCACGGCCTCCTCTAAGGGCTCAAGTATGGCTACTCTGGGAACGAGAAAGCAGCGTCAATCGACATTCAGAACGAACATGCGCTAACATATCTGTCGATAATACGGCGATTCGGCAAAGTCATCGCTGAGTTGCGATGCGACAGCCGGATGCAGAGCTTCATTCTTCGGGAGATCCCGTTCATGTTCGACTATTCCGAGCCATCCCTGCTTCGAGTGCTTCGGGTCATTCGGTGCATGTGAACCGTTAATTGGGCCGACAACGTTGTGAAGCAGTTCGTGTGTAATCGTTCGTACTCGGGAGCCGTATTCGGTAGACGAGTAGCGTGTGTTCTCATGATCGACATACGTCGCTAGTCCCGGCCCATCGCCCCACCCTCCGACATTGACCGACTCGCGGTTTTCAATCTCACCTAAGATGACGAGGTGATAGACGCTACAGCCGTTGTCGATATACTCATCATAGGTGTCGGCTAACTCACTCGAGTGGGACACGTTCTCGGGATATTGTCTCGAGAACTCATGTTGGGCGCGGCGTTCCTCGACGATGTGGAGATTGATTCCCGATTCGCCGTTAGGGTTCGAGACGTTCATCGATCCCCAAAT
Encoded here:
- a CDS encoding HalOD1 output domain-containing protein, with product MTQSLTNESNEIHEQIIDEVAALEDRDPLELPPLYDAVEPDALESIFSPTHGGTTRVGRVEFPYADYTIIVEFKEEPVVRIE
- a CDS encoding PadR family transcriptional regulator; translated protein: MDDLTGFQRDLLYVIASADQPSGRTVKEEVEQYYSADINHGRLYPNLDTIVNKELVEKGQLDRRTNYYAITESGEQAIEERRAWESQYVD